The proteins below are encoded in one region of Pan paniscus chromosome 4, NHGRI_mPanPan1-v2.0_pri, whole genome shotgun sequence:
- the CCL28 gene encoding C-C motif chemokine 28 isoform X2 — protein MCRIQRADGDCDLAAVIVSLLLSRLECSDTISAHYNLRLPGSNDSPTSASQVAGITAFMSSAEESVSARTTILLSSG, from the exons ATGTGTCGCATCCAGAGAGCTGATGGGGATTGTGACTTGGCTGCTGTCAT agtttccctcttgttgtccaggctggagtgcagtgacacgatctcagctcactacaacctccgcctacctggttcaaacgattctcctacctcagcctcccaagtggctgggattacag CCTTCATGTCAAGCGCAGAAGAATCTGTGTCAGCCCGCACAACCATACTGTTAAGCAGTGGATGA
- the CCL28 gene encoding C-C motif chemokine 28 isoform X1: MCRIQRADGDCDLAAVILHVKRRRICVSPHNHTVKQWMKVQAAKKNGKGNVCHRKKHHGKRNSNRAHQGKHETYGHKTPY, encoded by the exons ATGTGTCGCATCCAGAGAGCTGATGGGGATTGTGACTTGGCTGCTGTCAT CCTTCATGTCAAGCGCAGAAGAATCTGTGTCAGCCCGCACAACCATACTGTTAAGCAGTGGATGAAAGTGCAAGCTGCCAAGAAAAATGGTAAAGGAAATGTTTGCCACAGGAAGAAACACCATGGCAAGAGGAACAGTAACAGGGCACATCAGGGGAAACACGAAACATACGGCCATAAAACTCCTTATTAG